Genomic DNA from Desulfurivibrio alkaliphilus AHT 2:
TCGTCGGGATCCAGAACATGGGCCAACTCGCTGCCGGGGAGGAAATGACGTTTGGTCAGAGGCTCACCGATCTGGAGCGATACCGCCGGGCGCCGCTCCACCACCTCCTCCAGGCTCGAAAAGCTGTCGGGAGGCACCAGCCGCGCAGGCACCAGTTGCACCGCCGCGGCGGTGATGGGCTCGCCGCGGGACAGCGGCTGACCGGCCACCACAATGCGGGGCCAGTCGGCTGCTGTCTCCTCCGGTTTAGCCAAAGCATCCTCCAGGTCCGTTTCCGAAGGCAAAATCGGCGGCGGTTCCGCGGTGTGGCGGTAAGCAAGATAGGCAAACAACAGGGCAGCCAAGGCGGTGACCATGGCCAAGATTTTTAACGGGCGTGTCGGCATTACCTTATCCTCGCCAGCAATCAGAGCCTGACCGGCTCGCCAGAATCTGAGCAGAATTTGCAGGTATCTAAGGGCCCCGGTGAAAGTTGCAGCCCCGAGCGCCGGGGCCGGGTTCAGAGCCGGAGACTGATTTGCGCCGTTAGCTGATCGGGTACGGGCGGGATGGTCCAGTCGCCGAACTGCAGCAGCGGTAACAGCGCATTCTGCGGGTAATCTGGCCAGGTAAGGCGCACCAGCAACCAGTCGCTCTCGGCCGCATCGGTGGAGAGTACAACCTCCACCTGCTGGTAATCGCTCCCCAGCACCAGCTCGCTCCAGGCCGCCGGCCATTGCTGCCAGGCCGTTTCCAGGCTGACGCCGGCGCTCTGGCGAGCCAGAGCGGCCAGCACCTCGGCATAATCCTCGTGCCGGGGATCGGCGGCCAGAGCGGCACGGGCGCCGGCCTGGGCGGCATAATGCATGCTGTTCTGCAAAGAAAGGATCATCCCCCAGTTGACAATCCCGTAGACAAACAGGAAGAGCAGGGGAAAGACCAGGGCAAACTCCACTGCCGCCGCACCACGCTGGTTATGCCGATCGCTGGAGCGCCCGCCCGGCCGTGGAGAATAAAAAACCTCCGCCTGGTTGAGGTCGCCCGGTAGCAGCCGGCACCATTCCCGCCCCAGAAGGCGGCAGATCATCCGCCTTCGCCGGGACCGGTTATCTGCTCGGCAACAGACTGCAGGAGAGCTAATATTTGCTCACCCAAGAGCTGATAGCCGGCAATGACCACTCCTGTCATGACGGCGACGATCATGGCGTACTCGATGGCGGTGGCGCCTTCCTGGTTTTTGCTGCTGCGCTTGAGTTGCTGCAGGATGGTGTAAAGGATGGTCTGCATGGTTCCGGCCTCCAAATTGTGAAGATTACGTGACGGGTGGTCCTGTGCTGGCGGCACCCGATTCTCCCCTGGGCGGCGTGACGCCGACCCGGACTACTCTCTACATATCGGTGTAAGCAAAAAATATGCCCATCAAAACGGTAAATTGACCGACTGCCGGGATTGCCCCCACCATGCGGCTTCGCGGTGGTGAGCAGCATGGCGGGCCGGAGATGCTCCCCGGGCTCAGTACATCTACTGAACAGTTTCTGGCGGCTAAGGCGACCAGATTCTGGCCAGTTAGTGAAGCACCGAAGCCATAGGCCGGCGTTACGGCAACTCACCATCCGCCGGCAGGGGATGAGCGGCTGGTCCCTGGCCCAGAGAGGTGGTCAGTCCGCGCAGGGCTTCTTGGTTGATTTCGATTTGATACTCCTCTTTGAGCTCAGCCAGGTATTGTTCAAAGGCGTTTTGCCTGAGATGTGGGGCCACCTGCTGGGTCAGTAACTGGCGAATTTTATCAAACTCGGGCAGATCGCCGCGGTAATCCGAAACCTTGAGAAAGTAAATCCCCCCCGATTGGACAATGGGAGCGCTGATCTCACCTTGGCGCAACACGTTGAAGGCGTGGTGGGCGAGATCCGAGGGGAGGGCCTGGCGCCCCACGAAACCCAGATCGCCGCCGTTGGCCGCCGACTCCTCATGCCGGGAAAATTGCTGCGCCACCACGGCAAAGTCGTCGCTGGCCGCCAGCCGCGCCTGGACCTCCCGGGCCTTTTCCGGAGTTTCCACCACGATCTTGCTTACCTGCACGGCTGTTTTGACGGTGAACTCTTCGGCGTTTTCGTGCAGGTATCTTTGCAGGACTTCATCGTTTAATTCTATCTTGTCACTCAGTTTTTTTTCCACCAGCAGCGAGGCCAAGGTGGTTTTCCGGAAATCTCGCACCAGTTCCTGCAGGCGTGGTAACTGATCCAGGTCGTGTTTCAGCGCTTCCTGATAAAGAATCTCTTTGGTCACCAGGGAATCGACGAAATGGGCGGCGCCGCCATGCTGCTGGAGAAATCCCTGGACCGCTTCGGGGCGCAGTTCCATCTCGGTTTTCACCTCCTCCATGGTCAGGGTGGTGCCGTTGATTTTGGCCACGTAATCCCCGGGGTCGCTTGCGCTTCCGGCCTGGGCCGCCCCCCCGCTGATCATGCACATGGAGATGGCGAACATCATTGCTGTCTTTTTGGCATACCTCATGTCTTACTCCTTTTGCTCTGTTTTTTGGGTTACAAACGATTGTATAACAACTCGGCCGCCGCCGGGAATTCACCGGGCGTCGGACTACATCATGGAGCCGTGACCGGCCTCCTGCATCAACTGCTGGATAGCTTCGGCACTGAATTCTATCTTACGATCCTGCTTGAGGGTGGCGACAAAGTCCTCGAAAGCGGCCTTACGGCCGAAGGTCTCCATGCGCTGAGCCAGCAGGTTTTTTATCTCTTCATAAGGCACGGTTTCGCCTTGCAGATCGGTCAGCTTGATGACCACAAAGCGGTTTTCCGCCAACTCCTGCGGACTGCTGATATCGCCGAGACCCAGCACGTTGAAGGCCAAATGCGCTTCCCGCTCGGAAAGGGCGTCGCGCTCGACAAAGCCTAGATCGCCGCCGGCGGCGGTTTCCTGCTCCAGCGAAAGGTCCTGCGCCACGGCGGCAAAATCTTCGTCGGCCAACAACCGGGCTCGAACCTGCTGGGCCTCTTCAGCGCTGCCCACCACGATCCGGCTGAGACGCACCTTTTCCCTGGTCATAAATTCCTCCGGGTTATTGCGGTAATACTCCTGCAGATCTTCTTCGCCGAACTGCACCTTGGGGGCCAGTTCCTGTTCGATCAGGGTGTTGACCAGCAGCGTGCGGGCATAATCATCGATTACCCGGCGGAGCTGGGGCTCCTGATCCAGCCCGCGGCGCCGGGCTTCCTGGTAGAGCACCTCCTTGGTGACCAGGGAATCGACAAACCTGGCGGCACCGTCATGGGCCCGGAAAAACTCGCGGGTGGCTTCCGGGCGTAACTCCATTTCATTTCTGACATCCGCCATGGTAATCCTGGCGCCGTCTACGGTGGCCACCGTCATACCCTCATCAGCTGCGGCGACGGGGGGCTCCTTGGGGTCGCCGGAACAGGCGGATAGAAGCAAACTCAGGGTGAGCAGAGGAACAATCAACAACTTCATGGGCGGTCTCCTTGTACTTAATGTTAAAATAACGATTGATCACGCTTGCCCTTAGGGGCGTGCGGCGGCAGGCTGTTTGGCGACGGCCGCCATCTTTTCCAGCAGGCGGAGTAAACCCGGCGGGTTATTGTTGGTGGTTCCGCAGAACGTTACTTTAACCCGGCGGGAGCCGGCGGCCTGTACCCGGACCCAGACCCGGATGTGGCTGACCCAGAAAGCCACACCCAAGCCGATGCACAGCATCATAAAACCGGTGTAAACAATCCAGATCCCGGGGTCTTTTTTGACCTGTAGGCCGGTATATTGCATGCCCCAAAGATCGACGAATTCCACGGTGTGCCCGTCGCGCAAACGCCAAGAATCGGGGCGGCGCTGCATCAACCACTGGCTGTCGTACCATTCCCCGTCCCGGGTAAAAAAGAGCAGCAGGACCGAAGGGTTGTTCATTTGCTGGGCGTACGTGACCAGATTGCCGTCCCGGTCCATCCCGAGGGCGGGTGAAAAGTCATCAATAAGGGCGACCAGGTCGGTGCCGGGGATGGCAAAGTGGTCGCCGAAGCGGAACTGTTTTTCCACCGGCTGTCCATCCACGGGGGTGATGCGAAAAATGAAAACGCTGTGCTCAATGGCGTTGGGCACCAAGCCGTAGCTTGATTGGTAAAAAGTGATTCCCCGGTGCTTGAGGGGGGTGTTGACGTCGATCACCCGCGAGGTGCCGGCGCCACCCTCTTCAATTACTGTCAGAGTGCTTTCATAGGCACGGGGAATATCGGTCTGATCATAAAAACTGACCTGAAAGTTGTCGCAACGGACGGTGAATCCCAGAGGAATTTCCTCGCCGTACCTGGTGTAGACCACATCGGTGGCGGATCCTTCCGGGATGTCGACTCCGGCCCGAAAACCAAAGAGTTCGCCCACCAGTGCCCCGGCCAGAATGATCAGGATGCTCAGGTGGATCAGGTAACTGCCCAGGCGACTGTAACCGCCCCGCTGGGCCACCAACTGATATTCCCCGGCTTCCGGCCCCGGGGTTCGGGTGGGGAAAAAACCGGCCCGGCGCATGGTCGCGGCCACCTGCTCCACTGCCTGCTCCGGAGAACCGGCCAGCAGCAGCTCTTTTTTGCGGGGATCGGTGGCAAAACGCGATGCCGGCAACGGGGACGGCGAGGTGCGAATTATTTTCAACACCCTGGGCAAGCGATCCAGGGAACAGATCAGCAAATTGAGGGCGAAGAGCAGCAGCAGGGTGATAAACCACCAACTGCGGTACATGTTGTCCATGAACCCCATGGCGTCCAAGGCCTGGTACAGGTAAGGGGCGGCCCAGGCCCCGACCAGGGAACTGAGAATTCCGATGTTGTGTTCCGGCCGACCATGGGCCGGTTCAATGACGGTGCCGACAATGGACACCGCAGCAATTACGGCGATGAGCACTATCGCCAATTTAATCGAGGTGAAAAAACGCCAGCAGTGCTTAAAGGGGGTGTGAAGGTAGCGCACCGTATCAGTCTCCGGCTCGATGGTTCGCTTGGTTGCGGCACCCCAAAAGGGGTGGGTTTACATGCAGAGGCACCGGTAACGAGAGGGGTGAGCCCCTCCCGTTACCGGTGGTTGTGGTTAAGGATTCATCGGGTCCGCTTACAGATCGGGCTCTCCCGACAGGGCCGCGGCCATGTCGTTATAGTCCGCGTCGCTGAAAGTGTCCGCAGGCCACTTCATCATGTGAGGTGCATCACCTTCCGCCCGCTCCTTGAGCTGGGAGGCCGCCCGCCCGGGGATGTTGCTGGCGTGGGCCGAGCCGTGGCACGATGAGCAGTTCGCATTGAACAACTCGGCGCCATTTACCGGGTCCACATCACCGGGGTCACCAGGGTCACCGGGGTCACCGGGGTCACCAGGGTCACCAGGATCACTGGGGGGGGAGGCCACCGGCAGGGTATGCAGCGGCCAGGGCCCGTCAAAGGTGCCACTGTGGACGATACCGTCGGCCGAATGGCAGTTACAGTTGTAACGGCTGCCGTTTTTGACCATGGCGAAGTTGTTGGCGAAGTGGGTAGCCGGCATGATGGCTTCCGGTACGCCGATGGACTTCATGATCCACGGGTTGTGCATGTAGTGGGTCACCGGATCCTGGCCCAGCCGGACGGTGTCGGCGTGGCAGTTGAAGCAGGCCTCGAAGCCTTCGCCGTCGGGATTGCGGGCGATGCTGTGACCGGCTTTCATGTACCACGAACCATCCGCCGCGGTGGTGGGATCGCTGACCGCGCCTACTTCGCCGTACAGCCCGGACTTGGTCAGAAAGCGACCGCCGTCGGTGTTCAGGGGTTGCGGGCTGCGGTTGGGGTTGTTCACCCCTGCCGGCGAACCGGGGCAGTGCACCACCGAACCCACCTGACCGTAGTTGTTGCGGGCCAGGAAGCGGGCGTTCTTGTTGACCGTGTTGGGGCTGTCGGGGAAGGTGAGCAGCAGGCTCAGGGTGGCCACGTCATTCCGGCCGGGGATTTCCTGCAGGATGGCGTTTTCCTCGTCGGTCAGATGGGGCTCGCCTTCCGCTTCCCGGACATTGACAATGGGTCCCAGCACCGGGGTCGGCAGGGGGTTGTCAAAGCCCAGGTCGTAGGTGGGAATGTAGGGCAGACCAGAGACCTCTTCCGCCTTTTCCAGGTGGCAGTTCCAGCACTGCTGCTGGAACTGGGTGTGGCAGGCCTCGCACTTCACGTTCTGATGATGCATCTCGGATTCTTTGCCGGGTACCGGCATGTACTCGAGACCGCGCACCAGCCGTGCCCGTTCCTGGTACTTGGGAGTAACCAGATCCCCGTAGTCCAAACCGCCGGTGGGACCCAGCTCTTTACCCGCCTTGGTATGGCAGAGCCCGCAGGTGGTCTTGGTGGGGTTGGGGGTGATGGGCCATTCCGGCACCCTGCCGATGGGGTTGCCGCCGGGGCGGGAGGGGTTGTCCTCCGCTTCCGTACTGCCCTGGAAGGAGAGCGAATCCCGGCTGCTGTGGCCCATGGCCTGCGCGCCCTTGTGACAGTCGGTGCAGGACATGCCGGCGTTGTAATGGGCCAGGTCTTTCTTGTCGGTATTGGGGTTGGGGACAATGTTGATCCAGGTGCCGGTGTATTCGGCCCCGGTCCGGAAGTGGCAGCGCCAGCAGAAGTTGATGGACTGATCCTGGCTCTGCGGGGCCCGGACATTGCCTTCCTCGCCCTTGGTGGGCAGCACCAGCTTGTGGTTGGTGATGTCCATGCCGGCCTCGTAGATGGTGTAAGGGATCCCCCGCGCCACGCCGGGGATATAGCCCTTGCGGTACATCAGCAT
This window encodes:
- a CDS encoding TadE/TadG family type IV pilus assembly protein, whose amino-acid sequence is MICRLLGREWCRLLPGDLNQAEVFYSPRPGGRSSDRHNQRGAAAVEFALVFPLLFLFVYGIVNWGMILSLQNSMHYAAQAGARAALAADPRHEDYAEVLAALARQSAGVSLETAWQQWPAAWSELVLGSDYQQVEVVLSTDAAESDWLLVRLTWPDYPQNALLPLLQFGDWTIPPVPDQLTAQISLRL
- a CDS encoding Flp family type IVb pilin; this translates as MQTILYTILQQLKRSSKNQEGATAIEYAMIVAVMTGVVIAGYQLLGEQILALLQSVAEQITGPGEGG
- a CDS encoding peptidylprolyl isomerase, coding for MRYAKKTAMMFAISMCMISGGAAQAGSASDPGDYVAKINGTTLTMEEVKTEMELRPEAVQGFLQQHGGAAHFVDSLVTKEILYQEALKHDLDQLPRLQELVRDFRKTTLASLLVEKKLSDKIELNDEVLQRYLHENAEEFTVKTAVQVSKIVVETPEKAREVQARLAASDDFAVVAQQFSRHEESAANGGDLGFVGRQALPSDLAHHAFNVLRQGEISAPIVQSGGIYFLKVSDYRGDLPEFDKIRQLLTQQVAPHLRQNAFEQYLAELKEEYQIEINQEALRGLTTSLGQGPAAHPLPADGELP
- a CDS encoding peptidylprolyl isomerase produces the protein MKLLIVPLLTLSLLLSACSGDPKEPPVAAADEGMTVATVDGARITMADVRNEMELRPEATREFFRAHDGAARFVDSLVTKEVLYQEARRRGLDQEPQLRRVIDDYARTLLVNTLIEQELAPKVQFGEEDLQEYYRNNPEEFMTREKVRLSRIVVGSAEEAQQVRARLLADEDFAAVAQDLSLEQETAAGGDLGFVERDALSEREAHLAFNVLGLGDISSPQELAENRFVVIKLTDLQGETVPYEEIKNLLAQRMETFGRKAAFEDFVATLKQDRKIEFSAEAIQQLMQEAGHGSMM
- the resB gene encoding cytochrome c biogenesis protein ResB, with the translated sequence MRYLHTPFKHCWRFFTSIKLAIVLIAVIAAVSIVGTVIEPAHGRPEHNIGILSSLVGAWAAPYLYQALDAMGFMDNMYRSWWFITLLLLFALNLLICSLDRLPRVLKIIRTSPSPLPASRFATDPRKKELLLAGSPEQAVEQVAATMRRAGFFPTRTPGPEAGEYQLVAQRGGYSRLGSYLIHLSILIILAGALVGELFGFRAGVDIPEGSATDVVYTRYGEEIPLGFTVRCDNFQVSFYDQTDIPRAYESTLTVIEEGGAGTSRVIDVNTPLKHRGITFYQSSYGLVPNAIEHSVFIFRITPVDGQPVEKQFRFGDHFAIPGTDLVALIDDFSPALGMDRDGNLVTYAQQMNNPSVLLLFFTRDGEWYDSQWLMQRRPDSWRLRDGHTVEFVDLWGMQYTGLQVKKDPGIWIVYTGFMMLCIGLGVAFWVSHIRVWVRVQAAGSRRVKVTFCGTTNNNPPGLLRLLEKMAAVAKQPAAARP
- a CDS encoding c-type cytochrome, producing the protein MLKAKLNKASPLIAGALLLGAAMIMPLGGGAQASLLGSLLGGSSANESESSLLGSTTGTADTAQQPLLQSTGGSLLTPLDPLLDLTFSTVQAGNIILNQETLGLLGNTNIGGFTSPLIGLAGNTLRTLDPITKPLIGGTVVPLAAEVGHTLTPILGSVSGSLLNPVLNMTSSIVSDTQGNLMDGVTSITGGEVRALIPMPLDPQRRCEDCHHSRGALISAMLDPVYNMKYPGLAQDVPFVDNFYVNPGYTSLPDSAMSLKVNHPFWEGCVTCHGSGDTFNPFPSNNWVPNANPNDGPDYAWGWKATNDVSSSCGKCHYEQADAFNHGMMGTHRGHLGSFNYNAVLCEGTNTESNFIYDPAGSWQAGTDLDRLPLDRKGRPVDAGYYQSRASCSTCHQGCSDCHMTGPGDDPIGIASSINIAKYAQGVEMVNVDRQHTAAAVRVKAYEIGALRRGGTAMLMYRKGYIPGVARGIPYTIYEAGMDITNHKLVLPTKGEEGNVRAPQSQDQSINFCWRCHFRTGAEYTGTWINIVPNPNTDKKDLAHYNAGMSCTDCHKGAQAMGHSSRDSLSFQGSTEAEDNPSRPGGNPIGRVPEWPITPNPTKTTCGLCHTKAGKELGPTGGLDYGDLVTPKYQERARLVRGLEYMPVPGKESEMHHQNVKCEACHTQFQQQCWNCHLEKAEEVSGLPYIPTYDLGFDNPLPTPVLGPIVNVREAEGEPHLTDEENAILQEIPGRNDVATLSLLLTFPDSPNTVNKNARFLARNNYGQVGSVVHCPGSPAGVNNPNRSPQPLNTDGGRFLTKSGLYGEVGAVSDPTTAADGSWYMKAGHSIARNPDGEGFEACFNCHADTVRLGQDPVTHYMHNPWIMKSIGVPEAIMPATHFANNFAMVKNGSRYNCNCHSADGIVHSGTFDGPWPLHTLPVASPPSDPGDPGDPGDPGDPGDPGDVDPVNGAELFNANCSSCHGSAHASNIPGRAASQLKERAEGDAPHMMKWPADTFSDADYNDMAAALSGEPDL